Genomic segment of Vanacampus margaritifer isolate UIUO_Vmar chromosome 13, RoL_Vmar_1.0, whole genome shotgun sequence:
GGCAGATGCACAAAAACAAGGAGACGTATTCAAATGACATGAGAACCTGAGTTAAGATGTCTAACATTTAAGACACCTGACACAAATACCTACTTTGTCATACTGCCAGTGCAGAAGACATATGAGGCAGTGAAAGATAATGAAACACGAACAGGAGAAGGCACAAgtagtggaagtcaaccttaaaatttttttgacaataatatgcgtTATGTGATGTCGgtagtccaaacatgacattctgattagtattgcatttgtggaatatgaggctgccccctgagatggataaaaacggctggactttgctgttatattattattatattacaatattaaccataataccatatttagaccagtggggctgcatagaacatattattgtccgaaaaatgggggttgacttcccatttaaatgaaaaggtaataaaaaactagaatatgcaatttctgtagaaattgcgtgtgaagacAGTAAGGCTGAATGAAAATTGTTGAGTGATTTGGAATTATATTGAATTACATGTTATGCTGCACAAAGACCTGGAAAGAGCTGAACAATGGAGTAAGGAGCGTAGAATCGAGTAGCAATTGAGTAAGTAGTGAGGAATGGAATAAACAATGCAGTGAGGGTGGAATTGAATAAGCGATGGAGTaagggtcacttcctgttaaaATTAGGGCAATTCCggttcacttcctgttgaaatcaggtcacttcctgttgaaatcaggccaTTTCTGAGTCACTTCCtcttgaaatcaggtcacttctaGGTCACTTCCtattgaaatcaggtcacttcctcTTGACATTAGACCAattccgggtcacttcctgttgaaatcaggtcacttcctatTGAAATCAGGACATTTCTGGGTCACTTCCTATTGGTTTTTGGCCACTTCTGggttacttcctgttgaaatcaggtaaCTTctaggtcacttcctgttaaaatcaggccacttccgggtcacttcctgttgaaatcaggtcacttctgGGTCACTTACTGTTTAAATCAAGTTGTCAAGGCATGATCTGTGTGACCCCTGCACGATGTGTGATGTGCAAGCGCAGATCGGCCATCTTGGATTGCTAACTACGGCAACCACATAGGTCAAAACACGTTAATACATACAAAATGAAACAGACATTACGAAAGGTACAGGACAGGTGCACGTTTGTtttcgtttattttattttttaatcaaagcagTTCTGTACCCAAGCTTATCTTGtacaaatagaaaatatttcgacacatactgtaattatagTTTTCTGTGAGAGTGGGTacggtttgtttttattgtctttagaACACTGTGTGGCCATTATCGTAGTGtaacatgtttgcaaatgtgtattttttttttatttacttgcaattcgacttatatttgttttgtgaattattacttttggttttgtatttattttagctttACATGCTGAAGTGTTTTGTGTACTGCACATGTCATGAGCGCAGAGGACAGAGAGGTGTAATCGAGCAAGCCTCGTTTGAGAAGAGCGTTAAATAAAAGAGAAACGTGCTTGAATCCTGTCCTGCCGTGTTAATTTAGCAGGAAAATGCCAgaaaacatcaacttaaaactattTGTAGCCTGCTTTTTACCCAGCCTCCGGAAACGACAACAACATCTTAGGGTTACAATGCCATAGGGGTTGAGACTGGGTAAGGGGTGGGggtcatttaaaacacacacaccgcaAACTTACTGTAAAGTATAACAATGCAGACTCACTGGAAATTTACTTCATTACTTCCAAATTAATCAAGaatctaagattttttttcatggatcATTATTTTATGAATGCGCAATGGCATATAAAGGTATTTTGTATAGTGTGCTTGCCGTAGTTAGCGCGTCACAGATCGTGCAGGGGTCACAGATAGCGCCTTGAcacaggtcacttcctgttgattttaggccaCTTCCAGGTAACTTCTTGCTGATTTtaggccacttcctgttgaaacaGGTCACTTCCcggcactgatctgaatatatgactggatagccgatagcccacaCACGCCAAGCCGTTGAAGTCaaagggcggccatcttgctcctcccatcttgcgagcagactactgtataaactatatggTATACGAACAGATTAGTCATATACAGCTAGCATAGGGCCGGGCGGCAGGGTGTGGTGTTTATGgcagggtggtcactattttttaacgagtaaaaaataaaaaattgataaaaagtGGATggtagcctggcaagccacacccactttcttaaaaaagaaagtggatgtggctttcttgaaaaagaaagtgggtctggacaggcgtCTGTTTCTATCAAGTATGGTTTCAAattccaatttcgatactgtaaatgaataGGATCTAGGGAAGTCTTAGCCTATCGCCTATttagtcatatattcagatcagtgcttcccggtcacttcctgttgaaatcaggtcacttcctgttcaggtCGGAGCATTTCCTGGTGTGAATCCCAGGCATACCTAATCATTTGGACAAGATGGTTGCCACCCCAGGGGGCCAGGTGGGCGAGAATTCCGGGcatacctaattaattggccaagataaCTGCCCCACCCCGCGGGGTGGGAAATTTTGCATGTGTGGTAAGTGCAATCGTCAGGTAAAAGCTGAACAGTTGAAAGTTGGAAGGGTTTGAATCGgtgaataaatgtagaaattgtagtggcaaaaaagaaaagggtaaGGTGTTAAGAATCAAGTAGGGTATGAAGTAAGGTGTGAAGAATCAAGTAAGGAATGGACTAATAATCATCCCTAAAGTGAAATGAACGTTTTGAATGTCACTGTAAATCTGTAATGTTGACTCATTAGGAATGAATGTGGAATAGTAGGGTACAAAATAGGGAGTTGTGGTTAaggcgtgaatatttggaataagaaaaatggACCCTAGAATGGCATAAATATTTGGAGTAAAGTTTGAAGAATCAAGTAGGGAATGGACTAATAATCATCCCTAAAGtgaaatgaatgagttaaatgttttgaatgtcactttgaaatgtagaatctcccattaagaatgaatggggaaaaataaGGTACAAAATCGGGAATTGTGAACATTAGGAATTTTAAATATGGACCCTAGAATGGCATGAATATttgaaatatgttaaaattggaatgatAAGAATCTGAtaaattatgtggaagtagttTGATGCCAAAAAAGTGGGaggaataaattgaaataagTTTAGAGATAGAAAATAGCCACAGCCTTCACACAGTAATGTCTTACCTCAAGGACAAAAACGCCACAGTCACTGTCATTTTTCTGTTGAGGAATACCCTGGGGAGTCAACAAGTCCAAATTAATACATAGCAATATTAATatgcatttatttcaatggcaTTCCAGTACATGCAGCTAAAATGTTTGTTCATCATGAGTCAAGAAGAAACTAGAAtctcaacattttattttctttacgcAAGTGTTGGACAAATTAAGCTTAATGAAGCACTTggtttttttactcctctagatggcattcttgttttaaagatgcagtggaaatttgcACTAGCCTTTACATTTAAACCAAGTGCACCATCTACAGTAGagcagtaaaagaaaaatatctcAAGTGtttcataaagcttcattttcccatcactactttaaAAGCCCATGTAGGGTACAGTTGGTCTACCAAGTGTGAAAGCCGATACAGCGATGGTCCTGTGTCTATATACAATCAACATGAATGCCATatgaatttgtgtttttaatgtatCATTTGAACTGTTCTATTTCTGTATTCGAATGATTAAACTGTGcatcatcaaaaataaaaataaaatcattcattTGGACTGGATAGGATTTAATTTACCCATCCACAGCCATGGGTGTCTAAGGACACCCTCACACATAGTGGCTGCCGAATTGGGGTATGCTTTTTGAGTCAGGTCCACCCTATAATGATTCAAATCATTGCCAGTGAAGCATCAAAAAGGCTTCCAAAACTAAGAATACAATATTGATGATGGTGGCAGCATCATGCTTTTTGTCTGTCCTGCCAGTGTTATTGGTGCTCAGCCTAAATGGATGTAATAATGAAGCAGTAGGGACTACCTCTAAATCAGCTGAGTTAAATGTTAGAAGGCTGAAACTCCCTTTTGGGTCAAAATTGAATGTTAAGAGGACAATAAGCCAAAGCACACATCAAGAGCATCCAATTTCATGGGATGTAATGATTCCACCCAAGAAAACaatggtaaaaaacaaaacaaaacaaaaaacataaaaactccCAAAGGTTATGACGTTTACAGTTATAGCCATAGCTTATATGACAGTTTCGtcaacattttaacacaaaaagtAATAAACCTGTCAAAACCGAGATACCGGTAGATAGCGATGAGATCTGGTTGTAATCACGAGTACAGTGAAaattttacatacaaaaaaatggagCTCCAAATTAGGGGTTGAACAACTATGGCTTGTTTTGTAGTCGTCAACTAATGAGATGAAAGTCAAGTCCAAATTGATTACTTAATGAGATCATATTTTTTCAGCATATAACAGTGGTGGTTCAACCCTTTTTGTACCACGGACCAGTTTCACGTAAGGACATATTTTGACGGACCGGCatagaaaccaaaataaattcataacTACAACTaaggttgttgttgtaattatcAGGAggcttttttgtcttaaatgaaTGGGTGTCCAACCATTCTCATTTTTGGTAAAATATTTCCACATGCTAGTAGCATAATACGACAACATGCTGTATCGCAACGACTATTTTGACATACAATTTTGATGTCGGTTGGCGTGTTTTCTGATAGGGATACACAacttaatattaatttaatggTTACCTTGATGATTGCAATCTTCCAACCTTTCAGGAAATTAGTCTTTTTCTTCTCCTGAGCTTCAGACTGAAGGTACTTCATTATGTTCTAATAAAAGATcacacaaacaacattttcttaaGGGGATACTCAAGGCAAAAATGTTCTGTGAGTTTGTGGAATAAAAACTTCTACAGCAGTAACAACAAACACATTAAAGTAATAACAACTGCAAAGAATTGATACGGTCATCTATCGACTTTATACCAGCTCACGAGTGAGTATATATCGCATGCCAGTGATGCCTAGCTCCAAATGGACTGGTgaaaaatgttcatgatcacAGTGACAAGAGTTGGATTTTGAATTGGTGTCGTTTCAGATACAACATCCATCTGCCTGTATAAAAGATGACAGATTATCTGGTGTCATTAGTCGTGTTCCGCATGAAAAGATATCACTCACATCTGCAGTGTGTCGGAAGACAATGCCTTGGCTGTCAAAGTAATTGATGGTCTTCGTTGCCATGGTTACAGTGACGAGAGACCAGTGGATTTCCAGGTGGATGGGAATGAGCAGTAGCCACTTGGAAAATAAAtccacctgaaaaaaaaaagtccaaaatatTGATAGTGTTGCACTAAACTTTGGGAAGCAGAACATGGAGGTAATGTACGACCTGACCTgcactattattatttaaattgatCAATCTATCTAAATCACCAGTGTCCTTACCTTTTTGGTCCATCTCTTTACTCCTTCATACCCCTTGGCATCCAACTGCTTGTGGAAGAAACTATTGAAAAAATGAACCTAGAGGGAGAAAGGTGAAACCACTGAACGGAACAAAGTATCCTCATTTCTAAATTGATCATGAAAGTACATTTCTGATTCTAATAAACTCTGACTTAATATTTAGAAATATCACTTACATTGTGCTGGGTTGCTTCCATAATGAGGTCTCCATAAGTGTTGATAATCTGAACAAGGGGAAATAAAAAGAAGCAGTGTAAAATATTCTACCTGTCTCGACATAGTACAAAAAAACTACCAGATTTTCTGGACtataaatcacactttttttcatagGTAGGATTTTCCTGCGATTTATACTCCGGAGCAATTTAGACACTCTAGACATACGCACAAATATGTCCTACTCtttaacaattaaatatttatgcagTAAACGTTAGCttaaaaagaatacattttaaaatatagagAAACTTTAAAGTTATATTAAGTTTACtcaaattttcaacaacaacaaaaaaacactgtgaTGACAGGTGTCTACTAATCAATCCAACAAAATACAGGATAACTTAGAATAACACAAACCAACCTGAACCTACCAACTGTACGACCAgggcccggttgttcaaaaCTTGGTTATGtctttaaccactggttaagtagatttaacGGCACTTTTatcttgttgttcaaaactctgttAACTTTAACCGGCTGTTAACTTGCTGTTAAAGTTAACACACCTAGGAACCGCCGCTAACTTTTTAACAGTATGGTTACCTCTGTGTTCGTGgctaatgctgccttcatgataaaaagagaaaaacagtCTATCGAGGGCTTGGCTTTGACATTGGTGATTATTTTGATGAAGAGTTATGCGCACGCTACCGCTTAGCAGTAATACAATGccaagtctcatgctgagtcaaacgagaaagaataaaaatgtgttttttaagataAGTTCTAAAAATGGACAGAGGGAGCTTGCCCAACATTAAGTGGGAGGTGATTCCAAGGAGAGGTTACCTGTAATGTTTCTTGCTTTCTTTCACGTCAATAATCAAACAGACAACAACACTGTGAATAGCGGCTAATTATTTAcgttaaattaattgaaatttaatattataataatactttttaattattttttattaaaaaaacagtaattgcaAATATTAGTAATCATTACAAgtattagataaaaaaatacacacatattagaagtatgtaaataaaaaaacaagacaaataaaagcaattctctcaaaaatattacacaaaaaatactcatcagtcaaaaatataattaggttagacaaaaaaaagcggacaaaaatatgagaaacaaaatcaaacaaagacatgcaatattctatgctacaaaaatattacacaaaatcttcactgaaaatacacactgtataaaaaaaaaaaaaaacttataatgaagtaaaaaataattataaattgtttcacaaaaacttGCGTCAATCATTGATTAAATAACGTTTGCTTGGTTGGTCGTTTGGATAGTATCCATTCCTTTCGCCGACCCGCAAGTGaacaaaaagaggaattgtGGGATATATCTGTGCTAACCAGTGCTGGTTAACTTAAACGGTGACGTTAACTAACAGCGTGACTAACAATGTTTTGAACTACGCATATTTAATGGTCAATTAGTTAACGGTGGGTTAAGGATTTAACCGGCGGTTAGGGGTTAAACTGTGGTTAAAATAACTGAGAATTGAACAACTGGGCCCAGGACATCATTCACAAGTCAGATGGGCTATACTGACAAAATCTCTCATGCGCCATGTACTCATGTAGTCAAGGGAAAATGTGAACCAAGAACAGTGACAGCATGCAATGGACCCGTGATGTGCTCACAACACTGACACTACATAAGCAAGTCTAGCCAACATTCTGTCATCCATTAATTCCTCAGTCATCCAATCCGGGGTAAATGATTCACAATTCGGAGGTTTTACTGAATCGATAGTGAATTGCCAGGGGAACATACAGTTTGCAATGCATTGATGAATCAAATATTTCCCCCCAAATTCCCTTACCTGATCATTTATCCAGTTCTGATCCTCCAGCGTGCCAAGATCTTCCAGACTCAACGTATGTTTGTTATAGATGACCATGAAGCCAGCAACCGGTGCAGAGGCCAGTGCTGCCTTATACCGCGTCATTTCCCGTTGGATGTTTAGTCCCCTGaatcaaaaatattgatatGTGAGCATAGCACAGGGCTGCATTAAAGAATTGTGTGCATGCGCACTAACGAGTTGCTGAAGTCGTCACAGCTGCCGTTCGTCTTCAGGTGTTCCAAGACATCGGACTCACTGAGGGGAATGAAACTGCCATATTTTATGTAGAAGCTCTCCAAAAAGTCTAAAATTGAAACAACATTGTCACAGTATTAGAGGTTTCCATTCTTTGCCCTAAAAAGAGCAGATAAAATAGATTCAAATTAATGTTTACTAGTCAAATACATGTGCGCTTTTATAATACAGCAATCATTATGTACCTTACACTACGGTTACTGTTATATTTTTTAGGCTTATTGTGAAAACACCACACcgctaaaataaattaaaaaaaaaaaaaattaacaactgACTACTTTTATCAGGCATGGCAAAAAATGCCCAACAGAATTGGGGATCATAAATAAGcaaaatatcacttttttttccgatCACAGcactttggtttgttttttaacataaaactCCCAAAACTATATTAAAAAGGTAAATTACACTTAATTATTTCTGGTggtttacagtacatattttaggATTATCACTGTGGTTAATATTATTGGCTTTAATAGATGGGCGACACGGCCAAATTTCACTGTATTGGTACTCGGGACAGCGGCCAGAAGCAGAAgttagaatagaaaattgacattaatgtcatgtaattttaagtaaaaatgctCTATAGATccttctttaaaattatgtcatgttttttttttgtgtctaaattttatgtattaaaagtattagtggtatcgctatttggtatcggtgaccactcaagagttgagtactgtccaaaaagtggtattgaacatacCTTGATGATGTACACCTGAATGTAAGAACTATTGCGTAAATTCTAAAACACCAATCTTACCATGGACCAGATGAATAAGTTTCTCATGGATATCATCACTTTGCGCGTCTCCATCCATCTCTTGTACATTTGTTTCTTCTGACGGATTCTTAATAGGATTTTCCGTTTTCTCCCAAGTTCCGGGCTGACAGTACAAATGGTGGTCTAATAGTGCGCAGCTATGTTGCACGCTACATATTATAATAGGATAATGTGAAGAAGAAATTGTTTGATTTGCACAGTCCGTTTCCATGGGTGTGGATTTGGGATTGTTGTCTGTGGCTGATGTGACGTTTCCATTGGACACAGTAGGTGAGAGGCAAAGAGACGACGAGTCTGTTCTGTCAGGAACCAATACTACTTGCATCTCTGAGTCGTGGTTCTGAGGACTTCCTGGCTTTAAAAGAGAAGCTGACCCCCCTGATGAGCAAAGTGTTCCATTTCCTGGTTCGTTAATGCTACTTTCGTCCTCAGGTGTCTCCCCTTGGGGTTCTGTTTCAGGCAAATTTACGGAATCTCCATTTCCAATCTGTGATGTATCCGAAGTACAGTTCACACACTCCTGATGGACATTTTTAGAATTGACAATAGTTTCATTTTCAACACCTTGTTTAATTTCAATGATGGTTTCCCGCGCTAATACTTTTGGGAAGCTCATCTGGCCATTGTCCAAGGCATCCCCATCCAGTAGAGAGATACAGACCCGTGAAGGAGCGGTTGACCCTGACTGAGTATTTGATATTTTCATACCCTCACACATGTCATTTCC
This window contains:
- the LOC144062984 gene encoding uncharacterized protein LOC144062984; its protein translation is MVHSNSASPMKTSLTPNITEAAAPEQAAPPPVLPLTVTSDKDPSHIPAKPLDSDLTPILDVSQHTSQKLEEAGSSVITPNRTPKINSSPASDWSSIQSTTINGRTSSRKRTPKTCDCCGPNKRSQDGKTSGRGRGKGRGRGRGRGTGRSIHDTPERESGDKFITITDFDLTEDVVAEAEDGNDMCEGMKISNTQSGSTAPSRVCISLLDGDALDNGQMSFPKVLARETIIEIKQGVENETIVNSKNVHQECVNCTSDTSQIGNGDSVNLPETEPQGETPEDESSINEPGNGTLCSSGGSASLLKPGSPQNHDSEMQVVLVPDRTDSSSLCLSPTVSNGNVTSATDNNPKSTPMETDCANQTISSSHYPIIICSVQHSCALLDHHLYCQPGTWEKTENPIKNPSEETNVQEMDGDAQSDDIHEKLIHLVHDFLESFYIKYGSFIPLSESDVLEHLKTNGSCDDFSNSGLNIQREMTRYKAALASAPVAGFMVIYNKHTLSLEDLGTLEDQNWINDQIINTYGDLIMEATQHNVHFFNSFFHKQLDAKGYEGVKRWTKKVDLFSKWLLLIPIHLEIHWSLVTVTMATKTINYFDSQGIVFRHTADNIMKYLQSEAQEKKKTNFLKGWKIAIIKGIPQQKNDSDCGVFVLEYCRCLSVKKPLLFSQDDMPRIRKRIYKELCDRHLNS